DNA sequence from the Terriglobia bacterium genome:
ATGGCGGTCTTCCAGTCCAGCGGGTTTCAACCGGCGTCAAACACCAGGACGCTACCGCCGGCGCTGACCCAGAACATCCGCAGCATCGGTCACGGCGCCAACAGTGGGCAGATTGACATTAGACTGGTGGCTGTTCCTAAAGCCGTCAGCTACGAACTGCAATACGCCGTCGAAAGCAATAACGGCGCCGCTCCCATATGGACGACGTTGACGTTGACCGGCGTGAAAGCGCCGGTCACGCTCAGCGGCCTGACAAAGGGAACGACGTACGCCTTCCAGGTCCGCTCGCTGGCGAAAGCCGGCGGCTACAGCGACTGGAGCGATCCGGTGACATTCATGTGCACGTAACCGGGTAACCGCCAGGCAGCGGATGACGTGGATACCGCAGATAGTCGCCGATCTGCGTCATCCGCGTCGTCTGAAGTTATATTCGGTGTCTAAGACGCAACTGAGCGGGCGATTCGACTTCACCCGTACTGATTGATGTGGTATACGCCAACCGGCGTGGATTTTGCGAGCGTTCCTCTGACCTGGATCATCGGGCAGGCTTACCAGCTGCCCTACTACTCCCCAACTGCTATCTCGGCCACCGATAATGCTGTGCGGGAATTACTGTACGAAGCGGGACATTAGTCGGCATCGGCGCATTTCCCGATTGCAGGCTTCGGAATGTTCGCCGGAACAATTGGCGTACAACGGTTTCTAATGCATGATGCAGGTATTCCGGTACATTAGTGGAGGTTCCACGTGAATTCCACAATGAAAACGATTCTGTTCGGGATACTGATTCTGGTGACGGCAGTGTTGCTCTATTCCCTTGTGCAACGTACATCAGGCGGAACCGCTCAGACGTATCCATTCAGCCGGTTCCTTCAGGAAATCCACCGTGGGGACGTGATTGACGTGACGATTGCCGACTCCAACATCAAGGGGCGGCTGAAAACGGGCCAGCAGTTCAAGACTGTCATGCCCATGGACTATCCGGAACTGATCAACATGCTCAGGGACAAGCAGGTCGTGATTACCGGCGAAAAACCCGGCAATATTCCTTGGTTTGCAGCTCTGATCTCGTGGGCCCCATTCCTTCTCCAGATCGTCGTCTGGATCTTCTTCATGCGGCCAGAAGCGGAGCGGATTCTACGGAGTCGAAACCCTAACCACCAAGCCACGTAGCCTAAAGAGGGGACTTACGGAGGGGGCCGGGTGATGGATTAAACCGGCGCCGTAAAACCCCCTGCAACTCACTTTGGCTCTCGAGCTTTGCCCGGATCGGATTCAACGGTGAAGCGTCCCAACCGGTAACGTGTCCGTTGCTGAAATGCACCGCGGTTCAGGATGTAGGAAATACAAGCCCGTTCGTCGGGCTTGTATAATGGCATAGGGTTATTTCGATGTTGGACACAATTCAAGGAGTCGTTGATCGTGTCGTGGAAGGCTATGCGCCTGAACGGATTATCCTGTTTGGTTCGCATGCTTCCGGAACTTCGCGTGAAGACAGCGATCTCGATCTCCTGATTGATTTGCTGCGGATGTTTCGGTGTGCGACTACCGCGATAGCGGTTTAGTCCAGCTCTGTTTTTGGGAATGCCTCCGGCTGTATCAAACGCGCATAAGTTGAGGCAGATGGTCGAAATGTTTGTCGCGGTCATGTAGTGCGAGGCTGTGCTGCGTGACGAGAGCGGCAATCCACATGTCATTTGTCGGAATGGGAGTTCCTTGCCGGCGGAGTTGCCGGTAAATTGACGCGTATTGATGCGTCGTTTCTTCATCGGCGAACAACACGCGCGCTCCGCTTCTAGCGAGGAACTCGCGCAGTTTACGTTCGTTTTCGCCTTGCCGTTTCCCATATACGAAGCCTGCGCGCAATTCGGCGATAACGACAAAAGGCATAATGATCGTTTCTGCTTCTTCCAGCAACGAAACTGTCTTTGCGACTCCTTCCCAGAAATCGCCGTACCGGTTGGTATCAACTGCAACTCTCACCGCCAGAGGTCCGGATCTACTTTGTCTTGCTCGGCCAGTGCTGCCTTGAGTTCCCTGTCTGGTTTCCAGGTTCCAACAAGATCCCGTAAATTACGCCGCTTCTTGTTTGGATGCTGGCCGCCTGTCGCTTCCGCAAGGGCATCGATAGCGGCTTCGTTCAGGCTCTTGCCTTCAGCCCGCGCGCGTTGTCGTAAAGCCCGGTCCACTTCCGGCGGAATTCCTCTAATCGTATATTGCATGCACTCAGTATAGGCGATGCATGCATACCATGCAATCGTAGTCGCGGAGTTTCGTTCCCGCTTTCGTTGGGCAAGGCCCACCGCGCCTACAGATTGCAGTCCGTAACTGCACGGGCGCTCTATGAGCGGAGCTTCAGGCTAACCGAATTCTTCCTTCCATGTGAGAACCTGGCCACCATGCCCCAGCAGGATGCTTCCAGGAAAGACGCGCAACCTCCAGGGTTCCACCCGGATAACCGCGAACGCCCCACACGTCGGGCTTTCCCATGCAGGCACAATCCGGGGATTGTAGCCGACTGGCGGCGGAGCATTGAGGAACAAATTCCAGACCATCGTGCGGGTGTCATCATCGAAGGCCCAAGCCGCACGGCACTCCGCCACGCAAGTATCGTGGCTGGGCGACCAGTAGTTTACGGATACATGCGGGTGCGCTTGCAAGTGGGCGCGTTTGGTTGGCGTGGGGCTGGTTGCGATCCACCCTGTCAGCCGATTTGTGTCCCATTCCCATATCGGATGCAGAATACGAGAGCGCGGGCGCGCACGCCCATCCACCGTCGCCACACTGGCCCACACGATGCGATGCGCCATCGATACGAAGGCGGGCGCGACTTCGTTAATTGAATTCACGGTCGGGATGGCCTCAATCTGTATTGTGCTTGCACACAATCCTATTGTCGAGAATGATGGCCGCATGACACTCGCGATCAAATGACGAAGAAATCTACGCTCGTAATCGCCCTGATTCTCCTGGCGTCATGGGCACTACTGCTGATGAGTAACCACCCCACGTTAACCATTTCCGGGCCGCTGATCCGGGAAACCCAACCCGTCTACGTGAACGGTGCCACAGAGATGTGGCAATTGCAGTGGCACGCGCCTCCACGGCCACGCTGCGACATTCTTGACCGCGGTTGGTTCACGGTTGCGTGCCAGGGATTCGTTTATGCGGAAGCAGGCCTGTTGGATCTCGTGAGATACCGCAATGGTAACGAATACGAGCGCCTGCCTCTCACGCCATTCTTCAGCGGCTTTCCAGAACATGAAGCAGTCGTGAAGCGATGGCCGAAACAAAAACAGATATCGATGCCGAGGATCATCCGGTAGACAGCCCCGAAACCCAGGCTTTCATTTCACGAGTGAGGGCCAGACCCGAAGCGAAGATCATGTCCCTTGTGGACAATGACCATGATGGCAATGCGACAGAATTCTTTTTGCCGACCGGGCCGGCACCGATGGCGAGCGGTCTTCCCTATGGCATCATCGTCGGGGTTTCAACCACGAATCCTCACCTGCACGCCTTTGGTACAGCCCGGCACCCGGATACGCCGTTGGTGCTAAACGGCATTCAGTGGTTTGAGTTGCTCCACAGAGGAGATCTGAATGAGCCCGTGCGGGTCCAGGACCGGCAGTGTTCAGATCCCGGCGCAACGACGGATACAGAACTCGAGTTGGAAGCCACCCCCAAGGGCATTAGCGTTATCAGCCGCGAATATGCCGGCTGTGGGAAGGAAGCGCGCCGGTTGGTTCATGAGGAATACAAATAGAAGCAGAAGATCTTGCGCCTCTTGTGCTTCTTGTGTTCCGTTCCCGCTTTCATTGGTAAAGCGTCTTGTCTCCGTCCTTATATGTACGTGCGTCTCAATCCATCCGGATGACGGACGCCGGATCCGTCCGCATGGCGCGAACGGCAGGCAGCAGGCTTCCGGATAACGTCATTACCAAAGCGACAATCGCCGCTGCGGCGACGGTTGCCGGATCCAACGGGCTGACTCCTGCCAGAACCGCCTGCATCGACCATCCGGCAAAATAGGACAGCACGAGGCCCGCAACGCCGCCGAGACCGGCGAGAATGATGCCCTCACGCAGCACCATTGAAAGGATGTTCCGCGGCTGCGCTCCAAGCGCGATACGCAGGCCGAATTCGGCGGACCGTTGTCCGACTGCAAACGAAAGCAGGCCGTAGATACCGATTCCCGCAAGAAACAGCGACAAGCCCGCAAAGGAAAACACCAGATGGAGTTGCATCGATCGGGGCGCCGTCTGTGTATCGACGATGTCTCTCATGGGACGGATTGCTGAAATCGGGAGCTCCGGATCGGCCTTCTGAATAATGCGGCGGATCGACGGAGACAGCGCTGCAGTGTCCAATGACGAACGAACCACAAATTCCTGCGGCGAGTAAAAGACGGAGGTGCGATCCGGCAGTTGCTTGTAGGGAAGGTACACTTGCGGTTCATTTAGTCTTTCCAGACCTCGAAAGCGGACATCGCCAACCACGCCGACGACCGTCTTGTCCTGCTGCGCGAAGGGAAAGTTCTCGAATGCGAAGTGGAACCTGCGGCCGATTGGATCCCGACCGGGCCAGTATCTTTCCGCGAACGATTGGCTGACCACTGCCACGGGCGGCGCTTCGAGGGTATCGGATTCGCTGATGTCCCTGCCTGAGCGGAGCGGAATCGCCATCGTTTCGAAGTAACTGGAACTCACAAGCCGCATGCCCACCGTTTTCGTCCCGTTGGAGTCACGTTCGTTCTCCGCGTTGCCGGTTCCGGTCACAGGCCAGATCCCGCCGCCGCCGGGGCCCATGGGTAGAGAACTGATGCATGCCGCCGCCGATACGCCCGGGAGCGCGCGAACTTCGGACAGTACTTTCGGATAGAAAGCCATGCGCGTCGATACCAGCGAATAGCGGGACATGGGGATCGGCGTCTGTATCGCGAGAACGCGGTCCGGACGGAATCCGGGATCGATCGCTTGTATCCTCAAAAGGGCGCGAAGGAGAAGCCCTGCAGAAACGAGAAGGAGAAGTGAGATCGTGATCTCGGCAACGACAAGCGCCGATCGCATTCGATCCCGGTGACCGCCTATGCCGGAGCGTGAACCCTCCCGCAATCCGTCCTGATCGACTCCGTGCGAAACGCGCCAAGCCGGCAGGACTCCGAAAATCAGTCCCGTGCCGAGCGTCAACACCGCAGTGAAAACCAGCACTCGCGCATCCAGAACGTTTGCATCCGCTAAAGGCAGGCGGCCGGGAACGAGCGAAGACAAAAACGGCAAAGCGGCCATCGCTACAAGGATCCCGACCGCGCCGCCTCCCGCAGCCAGCAGTACACTCTCCGTCAGTAACTGGCGGACCAGCCTTTCCCTTCCGGCACCAATCGCGGCGCGCACCGCTAATTCTTTGCGCCGCGATATGGATTTTGTCAGAAAAAGATTCGCGAGGTTCGTACATGCGATGAGGAGCATGCAAAGGGACGCCCCGAATACAGCCCACAGCAGCAGCCGGGCCTGAGGCGCCACCTGATCCGACAGCGCCTCGACGACTGCGCTCATTTTTTCGTTTTCTCTTGGAAATTCGCTGGCCAGGCGGTCTGCGATGAGACCCATTTCCGTCCTTGCCTGCTGCATGGAAACACCAGGCTTCAGCCGGGCGATCGCATCCAGATAATAGTCGTCGCGGGCATCGCGGGGCGGGTCTCCCAACGACAGCGGAATCCATAGCTGCCCGCCGCGAAAGGGGAAAACAAAATCCGGAGGCATGATCCCGACGATGGAAAAGGAGTCGTTATCCAGACGGACGCTCTTTGTCAGGACGTCCATGCGGCCGCCCATCACTGTTTGCCAGAATGAATAGCTCAAAATGACGGTTCGCGGCGCGCCTTCCCGCGCGTCTTCGTCAGTGAAGAGGCGCCCGGTCAGGGGCTTGACCGAAAGAACTTTGAAGAAATCCGGAGTCGCGGCCGTGCCTTCGATACGCTGAGGATCGCCTTCGCCCACAACATTCCATCTGAACTGAGCGTATGCTGCCATGGTTTCAAAGGAACCGGCTCTGCGGCGCCAGTCGTAGAAATTCGGCGGCGAGAGTTCGAGATGGGAGTACGCGGGAGTTCGCTGCCAGATTTGAACGAGCCGGTTGGCATCCGAAAACGTAAAGGGATGCAACAGCGCGTGATCCGCGACCGAAAATACAGCGGTAGTCGCTCCAATGCCGAGTCCGGTGACAGCAATCGCCGTCAGAGCAAAGCCGGGAGCACGTGTGGCCATCCTCGCGGCGTGACGCAAATCCTGCCGGAGAATGTCCCAATGGGCGCAACCGGCGTTGAAAATAGTATCGGCGATCTCACGGAGCCAGAGACAAAGGATCGACAGCGGGTTTCCCGCCTGGCGCCTCTTTTCAACGAAGATGTCGCGCAACTCGCCGCCGTATTCGCCGCGGAACGATGCCGGATAGAGGTACAAAAGAAATCGATGGAACCGCATCAGGCTTTCTCCGGCGCTATACCTCTCGCGCGAGCGAGTTTCACCATCTGTGTCAGCCGCCGCGCTTCGGCGCGGGCGACCGACAGACCAAAGGGTGTTATCCGGTAGTATCGCCGTCGTTCGTCGTCATCTTCGGGCGCCGGCCGCTCCCGCGTTTCGACGATCAAACCCTGTTCCTGCATCCTTTGAATCGATCGGTATAACGTTCCAGCGCTCATCTGCAGTTCTCCGTTCGTGCGCGCCGCAATGTCCTGGATGATTGCGTAGCCATGGCGGTCTTCGTCCGCCACAGCCATCAAGATGTGAAATGTGGCCGGCGGAAGCGGCAGAAGCGGATCAATCTCGTCATTTCTGTAAACCATAGCCAGTCAGGCTATAGCCGATATGGATACATTGTCAATGGCTATATGTATGGAACCATCATCTCTGAGCCACACATCTGCGGGTGTTTTCGTGCCGTGGCAGATTGTTGGCAGTGTATTAGGATGATCGTATGAGCAAACAACGTCTGTCGGCCTCCGTTGATCAAGACTTGATCGAAGCTGTGGAAAATGCAGTGGCCAGGGGCCGCTCGGAGAGTGTCAGCGCGTGGGTCAACGATGCCCTCAGGCTGAAGCTCGATCAAGACCGAAGATTGGAAGCGCTCGCCGGTTTCATTGCAGCTTACGAAGCCGGCCATGGTGAAATCACTCCAGACGAAATAAAACAGGCCGTACGCCGGGCGAGGGCGCGCGCAATTCCGGTCCGTGTAATGCCGGCAGACAAATCCACTTCACCGCACAGACCGCGCAGGCCGCGATGAGCCTCGTATTGGATGCCGGGGCGTTGGTAGCCGTCGAACGGACGATCGCGACACGATCGCATTAATCAAGCAGGAACTGCTTTCCGGACGGGCGCCGCACACCCATGGAGGCATCGTAGGCCAGGTGTGGCGGGGTGTATCCGGCCGGCAATCGAATCTGGCGCGGTTGTTGCCTGCTCTCCAGATTGCGCCGCTCGACGACGCATTGGGCCGCCGGGCAGGCATATTGCTCGGACGGACCCGGATGTCCGACGTCGTCGATGCGGCCGTTGTGCTGCTTGCGACAGACGGCGATTTCATCCTGACGTCCGATCCGGATCATCTGACGCCCCTTGCTCAGTCCGCAAACCTCGACGTCGACATCCTGCCTGTATAATCGCCGCACCGGATGGGAATTCCTAAGCTGGAAATGAAAACAGAGCGCGGATTCTGGCAGGCAACGATTGTGCTCTTCGCTGCGCTTGCGGTCCTGCTCTATTTGCCGGTTCTGGCCGGACGGGTGCCATTCCCGCGCGATATCGTGCTGCAGTTTCCCGCGTGGAACCGCACGGTGGTCGAAGCCTTTCGGGACTATGCGGATATCGGAGATCTGATTACGGCTTTTTACCCCTCGCGGGCATTCATGTCGAAGGCGATTCACGAAGGGACACTGCCGCTCTGGAATCCCTATCTGCTCAGCGGAACTCCTTTCCAGGCAAGTCCGCAATCCTCTCTGTTTTATCCGCCCAACGTGCTCTATTACATCCTGCCGCTTCCGGTTGCCTGGACACTGTGCCTGATGCTGCGCGTTTTTCTGGCAGGCGTCTTCATGACGCTGTTTGTCCGCGCTATCGGCGGATCCAGAGCCGGCTCGCTGTTTTCGGGTATCAGCTTCACACTCTGCGGCTTCCTGACCGCATGGCAAGGCCAGCCGATGGCGGATTCCGCCACATGGCTTCCGTTGATGTGCTACGCCGTGCTTCGCCTCGCAAAGCCGGAATCGAATGGCGGGATTGCGCTCGCAGCATTTGCGTTCGCAATGCCGGTCCTCGCGGGACATCCGGAAACAGCGGCGCATGTGACGCTGGTTGCGATCGCGATGGCCGTCGTCACCTGGGCCTCCTTACGTTTTGACCTTCGTTTTGCCTGGCGGTTCCTGGCGGCGGGCGCGCTCGCGGGCGGCCTTGCTTCCATTCAAATGATTCCAACACTCGAATGGCTGGCACAGATGCCGGGAGCGCTGGCGGCGAGATGGCCGCTGCTTCCGATGCACCAGGTTCTGGCCTGGGTGTCGCGCGACATGATCAGGGGACCCAATTCCGCGGGTGTCCAGGTCCCGGAGGCCGCCGCATATGCCGGAATGCTGACCCTGATTGTTGCCCCGCTCGGCCTGCTGCACCGCGCGAAGAGACACGTCCTATTCCTGGCGATCCTTACAATAACTGCTCTCGCCATTGCTTACGGGGTGGAACCGGCATACTCACTGGTAGCGCACATCCCCGTACTATCCGGCGTGAAAAACGGTCGAATGATCTTCCTGGCTGGCTTCGGAATCGCCGCCCTGGCGGGACTGGGAATCTCGGTCCTTGAAGAAGACGTTTTTTTCGGATCGCGCCGCCTTCTCGCATTTTCCATAGTGATGGCCACGGCCGCGGGCGTTTTTCTGCTCGTCTATGACTTGCGTCTCGCGACTGAAATCAGGATCGAGCTTATCCGGAGACCCTCATTTTCCCGGGCGATGCTGATTGCGGGGACGATCCCGGTGCTCCTGAGACTGTACGGCCGTTTGAAGGGCACCACATTCTCGAGCATCGCGTGCGCCATCGTTGCGTTTGATCTCATGACATTTGCCTATGGCTATACGGGATTCGCGACGCCTCGTGAAATCTTCCCAAACGCTCCAGTGTTCGACTTCCTTGCAAAGAATGCCGAGCCCGCCCGGTTCCGGGTTGCGCAGCTCAACGGCCCCTTTCCGGCAAATGCGAACATGGTTTATGGACTAGCCTCGGCTGACGGCTACGAAGTGCGGCTGACGCCCCTGCCTCACGCGCTCGCGCTCGACTATATGGCTGAGGGAGACGGAATCTTTTTCACCGCGGATCGTCTTTCGCGATTCAACGATCGCAGACTCGATCTGTTCAACGTGAAATATCTGGTGCTGCCACCCGATTCCCGGGAGTTCCATCGCTTTCTGTCTACGGGCCGGTATTCACTTGCTTACAACGACGGCGACATTGCCGCCCTCGAAAACAGGACGGCTCTGCCGCGAGCTTTCGTGGTCCCGCTAAGAGGCATGCGCGTGGTTCCGGAAATCAACGGTCAGCTGGCCGTCCTGAAAGATCCCACATTCGACCCTCAATACGCCTTCACCGTATCGAAGACTCCCGATGGAGTGACAAACCAACCGCAGAACCCGATGGTTCCGGGATTGCCGCTCTCGCACCATGCTGAGCTCATTGCCACCCATATCAATGACATCGCCGTCCGCGCCGCAAGCTCCGAACCGTCTGCTCTGATCTTCAGCCAGACGTACTATCCCGGTTGGCATGCCGAAGTCGACGGCCGGCGGACAGAAGTGTTTCCAGTGGATGTGGCGCTTACCGGTCTCATTGTTCCGTCCGGCTTGCACGACATTCGTCTTGTCTTCAGGCCCGCCAGCTTTGTCTACGGCGCCGCGCTTAGCGTCATATCTCTTGTCGTATTGGTGGTGATTGGGCTTACTGGAGCGAAAAGGTTAATACGAGGCGGATACTGCGATTCCCGGGTTTGAACACCCACTTCTTTACGGCGTCCAGGGTGTCGTTGTTGAGATCCGGAAGCTGGGAACTGGCGACGGATGCGGTTTTCACTTTTCCGTCCGGGCCGATATCGACGCGGAAAGCAATTGTTCCGGCCGCGTGCTTGGCTCGCAATATTTCCGGATAGTCCGGATAAACGGCATCGACGACTTCGATCGGCGCGCGCGTTTCGATTTCGTAGCGTATTGTTCCCTCTGCCACGGGAGCAGGGGGCGGCGCGGGCTTCGGCGGCGGTTCGAGTTCAGCGACTTTGTCGTGAACTTCTTTTGCGACCTGATCCAGATCGCGCTGATCGCCTTCCCGGCGCACGGCCTCGATGCGCTTGCGAATGTCCGCACTCTTCGCCAGGTACCCCTCGACGACGGATCGATCGGGATGAGGCAGGTCCGTCGCAATGCTGACATCCTGAAGCGCTTCGGCTGTTTGTCCCAGGGCGAGATGAACGTCCGCGCGAATCTCATAAAAGTGGTCGGCGTACTCGGGTTCCAGCTCCAAAGCTTTCGCGACAAGGGGCAGGGCCTTGTCCAACTGCTGGCCGGTCTGCGCGTCGACGCGGGCAAGTTCGGCATACGCTCTTCCCATCAGCGGCAGCAGTTGCACCGCCCGTTCGAGGGCGGCCTGCTGTGCCTGCACATCCTTCAGGTCCTTAACGTCCATCACGCCGAAGTGATATTGGACCAGGCCGTTATCCGGAAGTTCGCGGGCTGCGCGATCCATTGCCCGTACGGCTTCCGGAGCGGGCCGGTTATATTTGGTCAATATGGCGCGCGCGGCGCGCGCGTCTTTGGAATCGGCGTTGTACCAGCGTCCCGCCTCCGAATCGCGGGCTGACGCTACGAGAAGGTCACCGCGGTGGACGGCAAGCTTCGCCATATCCGCCTCGCTGCTCCTCAGCGCGGGCACAGTCGACGCTGCCTTCAATGGCGCCTCGACATAACCCTTTAACGGATCTTCCAGGGAATCGGCAGCGACCGGAAACTTCGGCGCGGTGGAAGACGGCTTGTGCAGGTCCGCAATGAACTGTTTCAGAGCCTCCGGCTTGCTGTCCAACAGCAGCCTCACAAGGCGATAAGACTCGGTGCGAAACGGTGTAGGCGGATCGTCATCTTTGTACGTCCCGCTTTGAACGATCGTGAACATATCCGCGGCGCTGAATGCATCCTCTGCAGAAATTGGTTTCGTATCCGCCGCCCGGCCGATGTTTCGCACATATTCCGCGGCGCCTTCCGCCAGCCAGAACGGGCGCCACACCACGTATCGTTCGAACAGCATATGACCCAGTGCGTG
Encoded proteins:
- a CDS encoding fibronectin type III domain-containing protein; the protein is MAVFQSSGFQPASNTRTLPPALTQNIRSIGHGANSGQIDIRLVAVPKAVSYELQYAVESNNGAAPIWTTLTLTGVKAPVTLSGLTKGTTYAFQVRSLAKAGGYSDWSDPVTFMCT
- a CDS encoding ATP-dependent metallopeptidase FtsH/Yme1/Tma family protein, which gives rise to MNSTMKTILFGILILVTAVLLYSLVQRTSGGTAQTYPFSRFLQEIHRGDVIDVTIADSNIKGRLKTGQQFKTVMPMDYPELINMLRDKQVVITGEKPGNIPWFAALISWAPFLLQIVVWIFFMRPEAERILRSRNPNHQAT
- a CDS encoding nucleotidyltransferase domain-containing protein, whose protein sequence is MLDTIQGVVDRVVEGYAPERIILFGSHASGTSREDSDLDLLIDLLRMFRCATTAIAV
- a CDS encoding type II toxin-antitoxin system VapC family toxin, translated to MRVAVDTNRYGDFWEGVAKTVSLLEEAETIIMPFVVIAELRAGFVYGKRQGENERKLREFLARSGARVLFADEETTHQYASIYRQLRRQGTPIPTNDMWIAALVTQHSLALHDRDKHFDHLPQLMRV
- a CDS encoding pyridoxamine 5'-phosphate oxidase family protein, which encodes MNSINEVAPAFVSMAHRIVWASVATVDGRARPRSRILHPIWEWDTNRLTGWIATSPTPTKRAHLQAHPHVSVNYWSPSHDTCVAECRAAWAFDDDTRTMVWNLFLNAPPPVGYNPRIVPAWESPTCGAFAVIRVEPWRLRVFPGSILLGHGGQVLTWKEEFG
- a CDS encoding ABC transporter permease; translated protein: MRFHRFLLYLYPASFRGEYGGELRDIFVEKRRQAGNPLSILCLWLREIADTIFNAGCAHWDILRQDLRHAARMATRAPGFALTAIAVTGLGIGATTAVFSVADHALLHPFTFSDANRLVQIWQRTPAYSHLELSPPNFYDWRRRAGSFETMAAYAQFRWNVVGEGDPQRIEGTAATPDFFKVLSVKPLTGRLFTDEDAREGAPRTVILSYSFWQTVMGGRMDVLTKSVRLDNDSFSIVGIMPPDFVFPFRGGQLWIPLSLGDPPRDARDDYYLDAIARLKPGVSMQQARTEMGLIADRLASEFPRENEKMSAVVEALSDQVAPQARLLLWAVFGASLCMLLIACTNLANLFLTKSISRRKELAVRAAIGAGRERLVRQLLTESVLLAAGGGAVGILVAMAALPFLSSLVPGRLPLADANVLDARVLVFTAVLTLGTGLIFGVLPAWRVSHGVDQDGLREGSRSGIGGHRDRMRSALVVAEITISLLLLVSAGLLLRALLRIQAIDPGFRPDRVLAIQTPIPMSRYSLVSTRMAFYPKVLSEVRALPGVSAAACISSLPMGPGGGGIWPVTGTGNAENERDSNGTKTVGMRLVSSSYFETMAIPLRSGRDISESDTLEAPPVAVVSQSFAERYWPGRDPIGRRFHFAFENFPFAQQDKTVVGVVGDVRFRGLERLNEPQVYLPYKQLPDRTSVFYSPQEFVVRSSLDTAALSPSIRRIIQKADPELPISAIRPMRDIVDTQTAPRSMQLHLVFSFAGLSLFLAGIGIYGLLSFAVGQRSAEFGLRIALGAQPRNILSMVLREGIILAGLGGVAGLVLSYFAGWSMQAVLAGVSPLDPATVAAAAIVALVMTLSGSLLPAVRAMRTDPASVIRMD
- a CDS encoding PadR family transcriptional regulator yields the protein MVYRNDEIDPLLPLPPATFHILMAVADEDRHGYAIIQDIAARTNGELQMSAGTLYRSIQRMQEQGLIVETRERPAPEDDDERRRYYRITPFGLSVARAEARRLTQMVKLARARGIAPEKA
- a CDS encoding ribbon-helix-helix protein, CopG family, giving the protein MSKQRLSASVDQDLIEAVENAVARGRSESVSAWVNDALRLKLDQDRRLEALAGFIAAYEAGHGEITPDEIKQAVRRARARAIPVRVMPADKSTSPHRPRRPR
- a CDS encoding YfhO family protein, which translates into the protein MKTERGFWQATIVLFAALAVLLYLPVLAGRVPFPRDIVLQFPAWNRTVVEAFRDYADIGDLITAFYPSRAFMSKAIHEGTLPLWNPYLLSGTPFQASPQSSLFYPPNVLYYILPLPVAWTLCLMLRVFLAGVFMTLFVRAIGGSRAGSLFSGISFTLCGFLTAWQGQPMADSATWLPLMCYAVLRLAKPESNGGIALAAFAFAMPVLAGHPETAAHVTLVAIAMAVVTWASLRFDLRFAWRFLAAGALAGGLASIQMIPTLEWLAQMPGALAARWPLLPMHQVLAWVSRDMIRGPNSAGVQVPEAAAYAGMLTLIVAPLGLLHRAKRHVLFLAILTITALAIAYGVEPAYSLVAHIPVLSGVKNGRMIFLAGFGIAALAGLGISVLEEDVFFGSRRLLAFSIVMATAAGVFLLVYDLRLATEIRIELIRRPSFSRAMLIAGTIPVLLRLYGRLKGTTFSSIACAIVAFDLMTFAYGYTGFATPREIFPNAPVFDFLAKNAEPARFRVAQLNGPFPANANMVYGLASADGYEVRLTPLPHALALDYMAEGDGIFFTADRLSRFNDRRLDLFNVKYLVLPPDSREFHRFLSTGRYSLAYNDGDIAALENRTALPRAFVVPLRGMRVVPEINGQLAVLKDPTFDPQYAFTVSKTPDGVTNQPQNPMVPGLPLSHHAELIATHINDIAVRAASSEPSALIFSQTYYPGWHAEVDGRRTEVFPVDVALTGLIVPSGLHDIRLVFRPASFVYGAALSVISLVVLVVIGLTGAKRLIRGGYCDSRV
- a CDS encoding TonB family protein — its product is MLYFLLTLLLMSPKEAKWFEVSSDHFLLYTDTSEMKGRRLLSDLENRVAAFAQAFGRVPPRQFPIEVFLFKEDQDFYEALPPVKSDPNIVTVQQRRPAGPFGLPLPGGGGIPGGTGGPTGTGGPGVPTDPGIPGSGGGNVPGLGTPLPDHTPAENQLRKAAYLLRGPDRVFIVARDKSPDAIANDVGHALGHMLFERYVVWRPFWLAEGAAEYVRNIGRAADTKPISAEDAFSAADMFTIVQSGTYKDDDPPTPFRTESYRLVRLLLDSKPEALKQFIADLHKPSSTAPKFPVAADSLEDPLKGYVEAPLKAASTVPALRSSEADMAKLAVHRGDLLVASARDSEAGRWYNADSKDARAARAILTKYNRPAPEAVRAMDRAARELPDNGLVQYHFGVMDVKDLKDVQAQQAALERAVQLLPLMGRAYAELARVDAQTGQQLDKALPLVAKALELEPEYADHFYEIRADVHLALGQTAEALQDVSIATDLPHPDRSVVEGYLAKSADIRKRIEAVRREGDQRDLDQVAKEVHDKVAELEPPPKPAPPPAPVAEGTIRYEIETRAPIEVVDAVYPDYPEILRAKHAAGTIAFRVDIGPDGKVKTASVASSQLPDLNNDTLDAVKKWVFKPGNRSIRLVLTFSLQ